A segment of the Streptococcus dysgalactiae subsp. dysgalactiae genome:
CACAAAATTCCCTGCTATGACACGTGATATTGCCTTGCTACTGGACCGTGAGGTGAGTCATCAGGCCATTGTAACAGCTATTGAATCGGCAGGTATAAAACGCTTGACTAAGATTAAGCTCTTTGACGTGTATGAAGGAGCAACCATTCAGGCTGGCAAAAAATCAATGGCTTATAGCCTCACTTTCCAAAATCCAAATGACAATTTAACGGACGAAGAAGTTGCCAAATACATGGAAAAAATGACTAAGGCACTGACAGAACAAGTCGGCGCTGAAGTACGTTAAGAAAAAGGAACTGAGTGAAGTGACCCCCAAAAGTTGGACATTATATTTTAAGTTAAGGATTGAGTTCTGTATTGCACAGGACTTAGTCCTTTTAATGTAAGTTTGATTCGTTTAGTGTTGTAGTAGTTGATATATTCTGAAATAGCTGTTTTTAATGTTTCGAGGGAAGTAAATTCCTTCTCAAACCCATAAAACATTTCTGTCTTCAATGTTCCAAAAAAAGATTCCATCATGCCGTTATCTAAGCTATTTCCTTTACGCGACATGGACGGTCTCATTCCATGCACCTCAAGAAAATGATGGTAGTAAGTGTGTTGATATTGCCATCCTTGGTCACTATGTAAAATAGTGCCCTGGTAAGTTTGTTCAGGAAAAGCCTCGGAAAGCATCGTTTTAAGTTGTTGTAAGTTTGGCGAGGTAGATAAATGATATGCAATAATCTCACTGTTAAAGCCATCAAGAACTGGTGATAGATACAATTTTTGATCACTAGCAGGAATTGAAAACTCTGTGACATCGGTATAACACTTCTTAAGTGGTTGGGTAGCTTTAAATTGACGCTTAATGAGATTATCAGCTTTCTTGCCAACCTCACCTTTATAAGAGTTATAGCGACGTTTCGCACGGATTCTAGCTTTCAAACCAAGTTCTGTCATCAAACGTTGAACTTTCTTATGATTAACTTTATAGCCTCGATTTTTAAGTTCGAGGTGAATTCTACGGTAACCATATCTCCCTTTGTTCTCAGAATAAATATCTTGAATAGCTTCTTTTAATTCTTTGTTGTTATCTCCCTGAGTTAGACGTTTAACCTGATAATAGTAGGTTGATCGAGACAGCTTCAAAATATTAAGTAGGATTCTTAAATCAAATACATTGATTAGTCCTTGAATGATTTCTGTTGCTCTTTGAGCCTTGCTTCGACCCTCAATCGGAGTTCTCTCAACTTTTTTAGTACGGCATTCTCCGCTCTAAGGTACTCATTATCATATTGAAGACGCTCTAATTCAGTCATTTCTTCAAGTTTTCTCTTTGGTTTGCGTCCCATCTTTACAGGTCTCCCTCTTGATTTCTCAAGAATAGTATACCCGTTTTTCTTGTATTGCGCTATCCAATTAGGAAGCATTCCCTTGTTTGGTAATCCATAATCTAGAGAAACCTCTAGCTGAGACCTACCTTTCATCAGAACTTCGTTTATGATTTCCTGCTTTAGTTCAGGAGAATAATACCTATTTTTCCTTTTACAAACACTTTCCAATCCGTGTATATCAATAAGGCGGACCATGTATTGAAGGTTATACTTACTCATATTAAATGTTTGACTGATTTTAGGCCATGTCCAACCAGATTGTCGTAAGCGATAGATTTCAATTTTATCTTCATAACTTAATTTCATAGAAAAACACCCCAAAAGTTAGATTTGTTGTCTAACTTTTGGGGTGCAGTTCAGAGCCTCAAAGGCTCGGTTCTTTTCTGTTATAATAGGGGAAGAAGGAACTCCAACTCAAATGATTGGAGAAAATATCAGAAAAAGTGGAGGGAAATCAGAATGTACCAGACAAAAATAACAGGAGACCGGCTTTACCACACGGTTTCGGAAGGCTACGGAGATAGCGTGACCTTATTTGGAAAAACTGATCAAGGGGAAACTCCTATGAGTTTACTGGTCATTGCCTTGTCTTCTTGTGTGACCATGTGTGTGCAGGGTTTTTACCATCGTCAATTTAAGCAAGATACACTTGCTGTTTCTGTTGAGGCTAGTTATGAGGAAGAAGCTTTTGAACTACTTGTTAGGATTGAGGATGTTTTAGATGGCAAAAAGAAAGCTGACTTATTGGCTTACATTGGGACCTATTGCCGCGTGAAACGACTCCTCAAACCCGAAGTTACGGTGACCATTACGTTAGAAGGACTGTCTCATGACTGATGCTTGTTTGAAAACTTACCAAAAACAATGGGCTTATCAAAAGTATTGGGTCATGGCACATTCGCAACAGCATTATAATGCTTTAAGAGGTTTGTTCAAAGGAAATGAGTGGTCAGAAGAAAAGGTGTTGACTTTTCATTGTTTGATTGAAGAAGCGCAAGCCATTCCTCCTACAGTAAAAACCTTACGAACGGCATATCAGCATGTTTGGGGGTATTTTAAAAAGGTAGCAAGCCAGGAAGAAAAAGAGCACTTCAAAGATTTGGATGCGCAGTTGGAAATTCGATCTGAGGAGATGCTATACTTTTTACAAGAGATGACTGCTCATTATCAGCCCTCTTATCTGCTATCTTGTCGTTTGATTACCACAGGTCCTTAAATGCTAAACAGAAAAGTAGCGATTTCTGGGAAGTTATGTTAAGTTAGTGATATAAATAAGGGGGAATGAGAGATGTTTTTAGCATTTAATGAAATGAAACAATCCAAATTGCGGTATGGTTTAATTGCTGGTTTGCTATGTTTGGTTGCCTATTTGATGTTCTTTTTATCAGGATTGGCCTTTGGTTTGATGCAGGAGAACCGCTCGGCGGTTGATCTTTGGAAAGCTGACAGTGTTTTACTAGCCAAGGATGCTGATGCTACCTTGACCTTATCACAGGTGTCCAGAGCTCAAGAATATCAAATAACAGCAGACAAGATAGCTCCTCTTGCTCAACTCAATACTGTGGCGTGGTCAGTTCAAAATCCTAAAGATGCCGACAAAGTTAAGGTCAGCCTTTTCGGGATTGATTCTACTAGCTTTATTCGTCCTAACATTGTAAAAGGTCGATTATTTAAGACTAACAAAGAGGTTGTTTTAGATCAAAGCCTTGCAAAAGAGGAAGCTTTTGCGATTGGTAAGGATTTTTACACGTCGAATTTTAGTCAAGCATTAACTATCGTTGGCTATACTCAAAATGCTAAATTTAGTGTGGCCCCTGTTGCTTACCTGTCGCTCGATGCCTTTCAAACCTTAGAAAATGGTAAGGGGGAGACTAAGAAGAAGCAACTGGTTAATGCGTTTATTGTGAGGGGAAACCTAGAAGACTACCCTAATCAAGAGTTGACAAAGTTGCCTATCAAAACCT
Coding sequences within it:
- a CDS encoding FtsX-like permease family protein — its product is MFLAFNEMKQSKLRYGLIAGLLCLVAYLMFFLSGLAFGLMQENRSAVDLWKADSVLLAKDADATLTLSQVSRAQEYQITADKIAPLAQLNTVAWSVQNPKDADKVKVSLFGIDSTSFIRPNIVKGRLFKTNKEVVLDQSLAKEEAFAIGKDFYTSNFSQALTIVGYTQNAKFSVAPVAYLSLDAFQTLENGKGETKKKQLVNAFIVRGNLEDYPNQELTKLPIKTFITKLPGYKAQLLTFGFMIGFLIVISAIIIGIFMYVLTIQKAPIFGIMKAQGIGNITIAQAVLLQTFLLSALGSGLGLLGTWLTSLVLPEAVPFQSNWLVYLAILVSMICFALLGTLFSVFSIVRIDPLKAIG
- a CDS encoding IS3 family transposase (programmed frameshift); translation: MKLSYEDKIEIYRLRQSGWTWPKISQTFNMSKYNLQYMVRLIDIHGLESVCKRKNRYYSPELKQEIINEVLMKGRSQLEVSLDYGLPNKGMLPNWIAQYKKNGYTILEKSRGRPVKMGRKPKRKLEEMTELERLQYDNEYLRAENAVPKKVERTPIEGRSKAQRATEIIQGLINVFDLRILLNILKLSRSTYYYQVKRLTQGDNNKELKEAIQDIYSENKGRYGYRRIHLELKNRGYKVNHKKVQRLMTELGLKARIRAKRRYNSYKGEVGKKADNLIKRQFKATQPLKKCYTDVTEFSIPASDQKLYLSPVLDGFNSEIIAYHLSTSPNLQQLKTMLSEAFPEQTYQGTILHSDQGWQYQHTYYHHFLEVHGMRPSMSRKGNSLDNGMMESFFGTLKTEMFYGFEKEFTSLETLKTAISEYINYYNTKRIKLTLKGLSPVQYRTQSLT
- a CDS encoding YbgA family protein; this encodes MTDACLKTYQKQWAYQKYWVMAHSQQHYNALRGLFKGNEWSEEKVLTFHCLIEEAQAIPPTVKTLRTAYQHVWGYFKKVASQEEKEHFKDLDAQLEIRSEEMLYFLQEMTAHYQPSYLLSCRLITTGP
- a CDS encoding OsmC family protein — translated: MYQTKITGDRLYHTVSEGYGDSVTLFGKTDQGETPMSLLVIALSSCVTMCVQGFYHRQFKQDTLAVSVEASYEEEAFELLVRIEDVLDGKKKADLLAYIGTYCRVKRLLKPEVTVTITLEGLSHD